The Pelagicoccus albus genome includes the window ATTTGATTCGTAGCGTAGAGTACTTCGGCCAGTCCTTTCCGATGTTAGGCCGACATCATGCGAAATACCGTCTATCGAATAAAACGCGGATTTCACAAAGTCCGTAACTTCCGCAGCGTTGGAATACTGTAAGCCGAAGAGGCTAGCTAAAATCGCAATGAGTGGTAGGAGTTGGCTTTTCATATTCTTTCTCACACACGAAGACTCATGCTGAACCATTGCGAAGTCGTGGGGTTTGAAATACGTCCTTGCTGAGTCCACAACTCGGGCGCTTGGTCCGAGTTGTATCCAGCGATTTATGCGACCTATTTTTCATGTCCAGTAGGAGAGCTCATCTTCGTGACAAGAGCCTGGGAGATCTTCTATCTTCTGCCGGAAGTATGACTCTGCGTCTCGGATTCCTTTGTTGTAGGCGACCGGTGCAATTTCTTTCATTACATAATCTAGCAGCAGGCGTGCCTTTAACTCGCTAACCTCTTGGTCCCACTCTTCGCGGAAGTAGCTTTGAATAGAGGATATAAGCTCAGGGAGTTGTTCTTTTGTCGGTTCTATTGCCATATGAATTTTGGTCGAAGGTCGAGGCCATTCGCAGATGTCAGTCGCGGAGCGATTGGCCGGAGTTGTATGGGCTGCCTGATTCGAACTTCTTTTTATCTAAGTTCCATGACCTTCGTCATTGAATCAGGCAGCTCAAGGTCTGGCCACTTTTCTTTATCATCCAGTTCGGACTTCAAAACTGAGAACGTGATGGTTTGTCCTTCGACCAACTGGTCCGCTTCGCTTGCAAGAACATGCTTC containing:
- a CDS encoding DUF2164 domain-containing protein, with protein sequence MAIEPTKEQLPELISSIQSYFREEWDQEVSELKARLLLDYVMKEIAPVAYNKGIRDAESYFRQKIEDLPGSCHEDELSYWT